A section of the Bombus terrestris chromosome 2, iyBomTerr1.2, whole genome shotgun sequence genome encodes:
- the LOC100650069 gene encoding serine-rich adhesin for platelets isoform X5 encodes MSSHIQKSCVGLEATLSDSKKKYGDKVNALLSAWEHVTNFIPGATPEATQSLIEWAHKHTLKLVLRGEWPKLSPATKTHLSVTLQRCASHLVQHPAAPRCTALIALVHNPWTHPALDSILNGQPDSEHEEEFCCSEKGELLTMRLKILCEDRCEDIAVKLAAACVRSLRRSDRLRSLSDSHHVHYMIDVYIVLLYKLKRTQDIFAQLKLMDLSDGLELVQRLSGERPTKYGTARVWRNSIKAAELVAQYLVTAGMVRPVPETGANVLEQILNSWALLHSKLKDVAPTLPGMIRKLIEPAESAQHIYIFCAVLVKHFGDSIKPVVIELYIRALTTDMNELESQKTKSDTEKVRETAKRLSTQFLKLADVVGSNIGIARECVLTAFSLHPTRACYDRIKEIAVACGKTKEDGTSGDNVTGNEKLNHILENNHSNIGLKKIDSNAGEKNGTKVTNTDSSSSLCNSSLFPVSPSLSSSITGITTPTKKNIDFQNGQVTKNFERTDQLLKSLLTLKKGDTTNSASDRCPLHPKRDSLSNGPLGELCFNCGEFIGNDISKSKTPESNNTNSRNVERTLDALILIKGDAVTGSANYDEKSVPNQVLDAEKLGLSPQLCDDLAVVLSSPRYHMLSWVLDWKELKSLCERYLENAEEMRNTNKELKYLNIDYSQFKDWPSEDDTKDIFFGIEKGYEQWVDLPSDGSEQFGSFQPAGNFKRSSTRRSLDDATTTDSDSGSVLRVRRTGRQRKLHRLESSESDYDSTERKPKHFRNRISSISDTDSNTQDSQTDSFGSDGCRLEVKKKSNKSSNKESNKKRSKTSKLTVDSVSHFHMLVNENVRHTNTNEDASGSDVSGNDIITLFSADMDENKRETIKGSTYTATAPLILTERRSDPAVLKSLRMFRPQNSKKSARISQILHKNLLNKSKDNNNLENNTNSITKFAPMLSTLNLNPKIVLTRADEIDNRLIRSKKQQRLSSGDITSELMNIQKNMPFSPNKNALSPYQKQKGNGAAITGKTDLSPTGGRDLNSKSNLGKRKFDILAKVVRDSDILAKNVPGLNSLDMMVPPRMRPTVNVVQLSRNIPQSPNSGSINSGNTPPRPNRTPSVAGNIQLPGTPSSGGHDSGVGMSPAGQTPPPRSSILPDVGEETNQLPDSSPTSSTTTNVSGQLEPDSSPRTVPIRRNQQSQSPKKSPSPCSTVTTTTTTSSVVASTTIASEQLQIVCKPDGTYQLASINPNVVSNQRNVLNLQNIDDGNVGNFSRQNQRAENANANRSTYERLTSAKVTAQSGQNTGLPKFQQAFGKTIYTLSTDTSTGGVTGASSETHVQTASPQKTANLSKAVQTSVPNAQQTNASTGINVQSIANIPNTLQLSTSRQILNIVQSSGNNANVASSPNTNQTLTQLVQSVQNASPGVIYTHKIPVTISTTNPSQLNIIPTISHSNSIPPGRTPVVKLNIIRAPLRQPNITGAIQAVLATPRLQQQQQQQQQQQQQQQQQQQPPPQQQQPTVRTDSLLGSPIEVPNQVSSTTLEQLREFESVLEQVKERSTIQPQSHQTISTAATTTVQTQTTTQQTQATKPQQVSVSALTQQLLMPTQQTTNNDFANNGNTVNFQQDVFSQKVSLTYVNQNAGSVATKTPNSTPVVVVTSYCQPAASPALSVTSQSSSSPCVTPAPTPAPSAGKTPPTPPSSKTVKKTAPKTVKTSATNTSKASPIPKPQQKPQEDEQTAQRIYAILDEYAEQLRNSPDLNNKPAPRRRSNPPTNPSQSSKRKKSNASKTKPGGQQSSELSPSTDDLGRTMGSEDSSSGVVHVQDSPAGFSAPEEPSSNVGNVTDATAEIRNLTNDSNDSVELNVKRRNLIFAEPGSGQSRAVIVQEAVQTGSVSVSEALASVTGKMGSTAVLVPGPNYILPMNLVKGQQFTIVSSGSKLLATVPATVRATGNTGVSNTLVLQSFLNQAGKIISQPGQVKQVKIPTLQTLSSNQTLTTTQNVQGASVVIPHSGNHAQFTSDVSTEKSNIIGDLTMTKSDTVTGGVTVESATNTIVVNKSNSTIGLIQRNLNEPSENQPICGVITSNPNLTLQGARLFNSSIHKLTTPALKSDNVVCITPTATIAHSPEKKSPQESQMHNDKPVSIQTSATIALAFATQSDVSLLNDAQQHQQQQQQQQKDMKEISTEIIPGAKIISPKTVKRKIDDAMDSMSTITVASKQSGGIDHATQFLVTGGPSSSDSQESAVQQSADGIEVSCKIGNGLLYGNARLQEAWEPEGKVSPDTPWRYVPTSANSLNIEPLNSRYSDNSENVQSVLQIINKGQGIEMASGQIYQTNTKKYFMNHTLEPFQQYSNKSNMMKTPLNPRLDRELLQQKMERKAAAIEREMKLQKSLSEECEDLGVDEPSTSDLFPEADLLFDTNHSPSFDHSSQDASCSQPLGMKSYGGSYFRSLDSSSGSRDASPVADFKLNERRKSSSQRTRSAKDSLKKLKRDKIDDLHLENPSKHLRLTLDNLSQDEASNSNSDISRLSPTNLGSLENDSLKDTGRTKMMSRNGSKEGSPSSVSSIPSNMKLDIDLDSESLPPSINVNNTSAASSGDESLTLLSGNTADVTIPSPLSPIAGPMLSTHKYTYTNKKRIPSKVTRMDYLSWESPMSERMRSSSDEEDSSISESISSQPEDNALSNGLEDSVQSLKSLSNERRCNYLKKKDKLQVNSRVVLNRADHKSSLSKRTKLNESIQDSVMVSSDKASEASDDETSNIALVEPGCRARRSSLRGHVKKGCACCNGSPERPKKKSVKPEHSKLKKRLPSKQAGKKR; translated from the exons ATGTCTTCGCACATCCAAAAGTCGTGCGTG GGGCTTGAAGCGACATTGAGTGACAGCAAAAAGAAGTACGGCGACAAGGTGAATGCACTTCTGTCCGCCTGGGAGCATGTCACCAATTTCATTCCTGGGGCAACGCCAGAGGCCACCCAGTCTCTCATAGAATGGGCTCACAA ACACACGTTGAAATTGGTACTGCGCGGGGAGTGGCCGAAGTTGTCACCCGCGACGAAGACGCACCTCAGTGTAACGTTACAGAGGTGCGCGTCACACCTGGTGCAACACCCCGCTGCACCCAGGTGCACTGCCCTGATAGCTCTGGTGCACAATCCATGGACTCATCCCGCTCTCGACAGCATACTTAACGGCCAACCGGATTCCGAACATGAAGAGG AGTTCTGTTGTTCGGAGAAAGGTGAACTGCTGACAATGAGGCTGAAAATACTTTGCGAGGACCGCTGCGAGGACATAGCGGTAAAACTCGCCGCTGCATGCGTACGTTCTCTACGACGGAGCGATCGGTTGCGCTCACTCTCGGATTCTCATCACGTTCATTACATGATCGACGTCTATATCGTCCTCTTGTATAAATTGAAACGCACGCAAGATATATTCGCTCAA CTAAAATTAATGGACCTCAGCGACGGATTGGAATTGGTCCAACGTCTCAGTGGTGAAAGACCGACAAAGTATGGAACTGCACGCGTTtggagaaattcgataaaagctgcCGAATTGGTTGCACAATATCTCGTTACAGCTGGTATGGTACGCCCTGTGCCGGAAACAGGCGCAAACGTTTTGGAACAAATTCTAAACTCCTGGGCATTGTTGCATTCGAAATTAAAAGACGTAGCACCTACGTTGCCGGGGATGATAAGGAAGTTAATCGAACCCGCTGAGAGTGCTCAGCACATTTATATCTTTTGCGCGGTACTTGTTAAGCAT TTTGGCGATAGCATAAAGCCCGTGGTAATCGAATTGTATATCAGGGCGTTGACCACGGATATGAACGAATTGGAGAGTCAAAAAACAAAATCCGATACGGAGAAGGTTCGCGAGACTGCAAAGCGTCTGAGCACGCAATTCCTCAAGTTAGCCGATGTCGTTGGTAGCAATATCGGTATTGCCCGAGAATGCGTGTTGACAGCATTTTCTCTGCATCCTACCAGGGCTTGTTACGATAGGATCAAGGAAATCGCTGTTGCTTGCGGAAAAACGAAAGAGGATGGAACCTCCGGTGATAACGTCACCGGCAATGAGAAACTAAACCACATCCTTGAGAATAATCATTCTAACATAGGATTAAAAAAGATCGATAGCAATGCCGGAGAAAAGAACGGAACAAAAGTGACGAATACGGATTCGTCTTCGTCTTTATGCAATTCTTCGTTATTTCCAGTGTCGCCGTCGTTGTCCAGTTCGATCACGGGTATAACAACACCAACGAAAAAGAATATCGACTTCCAAAACGGACAAGTAACCAAGAACTTTGAGCGAACGGATCAACTATTAAAGAGCCTTTTAACTCTGAAAAAGGGAGATACGACGAACTCGGCAAGCGACAGGTGTCCTTTGCATCCAAAGAGGGATTCATTATCCAATGGTCCACTCGGAGAGCTTTGCTTCAATTGCGGAGAATTTATTGGGAACGATATCTCGAAGAGTAAGACTCCAGAATCGAACAATACGAACTCTAGAAATGTGGAAAGAACGCTCGATGCTTTAATTCTGATCAAAGGCGACGCTGTCACGGGTTCTGCGAATTACGACGAAAAATCCGTGCCAAATCAAGTGCTAGACGCGGAAAAACTCGGTCTGTCGCCACAGCTTTGCGACGACTTGGCCGTGGTTTTGAGCAGTCCTCGTTACCACATGCTTAGCTGGGTTTTGGATTGGAAGGAGCTGAAAAGTCTGTGCGAGAGATACTTGGAGAATGCCGAGGAAATGAGAAATACCAACAAGGAGCTGAAATACCTCAATATCGATTATTCGCAGTTTAAAGATTGGCCCTCGGAAGATGATACCAAGGATATCTTTTTTGGAATTGAAAAGGGATACGAGCAATGGGTGGATTTACCTTCGGATGGCTCGGAACAGTTTGGTAGCTTCCAGCCTGCTGGTAACTTCAAGAGGTCGTCGACGAGAAGAAGCCTCGATGACGCTACCACTACCGATTCGGATAGCGGAAGTGTATTACGAGTAAGGAGAACAGGGAGACAGAGAAAACTTCATAGATTAGAATCTTCCGAAAGCGACTATGACAGCACGGAACGTAAACCGAAACATTTTAGGAATAGGATCAGTTCGATCTCTGATACTGACAGTAATACGCAAGACAGTCAAACAGACAGCTTTGGCAGCGATGGATGCCGACTGGAGGTAAAGAAAAAGTCGAATAAATCGTCCAATAAGGAGTCGAATAAGAAACGTTCAAAAACTTCAAAATTAACTGTTGATTCCGTCTCGCATTTTCATATGCTTGTTAATGAAAACGTTCGACATACAAACACGAACGAAGACGCGAGCGGTTCCGACGTAAGTGGCAACgatattataactttattttctgCCGATATGGATGAAAACAAACGTGAAACAATAAAAGGTTCGACGTACACAGCAACCGCGCCATTAATACTTACAGAGAGAAGAAGCGACCCAGCGGTACTTAAATCTTTGAGGATGTTCAGGCCGCAAAATTCGAAGAAATCTGCGAGGATTTCTCAGATACTGCACAAGAATCTTCTAAATAAGAGTAAAGACAATAATAACTTAGAGAATAATACGAACAGTATAACGAAATTTGCTCCGATGCTCAGCACGCTCAACCTGAACCCGAAGATTGTATTAACCAGAGCAGACGAGATCGACAACAGACTGATACGATCGAAAAAGCAGCAACGATTGAGTAGCGGTGATATTACGAGCGAACTGATGAACATTCAGAAGAATATGCCATTCTCTCCGAACAAAAACGCATTATCCCCGTATcagaaacaaaaaggaaatgGAGCAGCCATCACTGGTAAAACTGACTTATCTCCTACCGGTGGACGGGACTTAAATTCTAAATCGAATTTGGGCAAAAGAAAGTTTGATATTCTTGCGAAGGTTGTCAGGGATTCGGATATCTTGGCAAAAAATGTACCGGGTCTAAATTCATTGGATATGATGGTACCGCCAAGAATGCGACCCACCGTAAACGTCGTACAACTTTCAAGAAACATTCCACAGAGTCCGAATTCGGGCTCTATCAACAGCGGAAATACTCCCCCGCGGCCAAACAGAACTCCGAGCGTGGCTGGAAACATTCAATTACCCGGTACACCCTCTTCCGGGGGGCACGATAGTGGTGTTGGCATGAGTCCGGCCGGTCAAACCCCTCCTCCGAGATcgtcgattcttcccgatgtcGGTGAAGAAACGAATCAACTACCCGATAGTTCACCAACCTCTTCTACGACCACGAACGTTTCCGGTCAACTCGAGCCTGACTCGAGTCCTAGAACGGTGCCTATTCGGCGAAATCAACAGAGTCAGTCGCCCAAGAAATCTCCGTCTCCTTGTTCCACGGTCACAACTACCACGACGACGAGCTCGGTAGTCGCCTCGACGACCATCGCATCGGAGCAGCTACAAATCGTTTGTAAACCAGACGGTACATACCAGTTGGCCTCTATAAATCCGAACGTAGTGTCTAATCAGAGGAATGTCCTCAATCTGCAGAACATCGACGATGGAAACGTTGGTAATTTTTCGCGGCAAAACCAAAGAGCCGAAAACGCAAACGCGAACAGGAGTACGTACGAGAGATTAACGTCTGCAAAAGTGACGGCGCAGTCTGGACAAAACACCGGTTTGCCCAAATTTCAGCAAGCTTTCGGCAAAACTATATATACGCTTTCCACGGACACGTCGACGGGCGGCGTAACCGGCGCCTCATCGGAAACGCACGTACAGACGGCATCCCCGCAGAAGACGGCAAACCTATCGAAAGCAGTACAAACATCAGTACCTAATGCACAACAAACGAACGCGTCTACAGGCATAAACGTACAGTCCATTGCAAACATTCCAAATACGTTACAATTATCCACTAGCAGGCAAATCTTGAATATCGTCCAAAGCTCTGGAAATAACGCAAACGTAGCGTCTAGTCCGAATACGAATCAAACGTTGACGCAGCTAGTACAAAGCGTTCAGAATGCTTCGCCGGGTGTTATATACACGCACAAAATTCCTGTTACTATATCCACTACAAATCCGAGTCAACTGAACATTATACCGACTATATCGCATTCGAATTCGATACCACCTGGAAGAACACCGGTGGTCAAGTTGAACATTATTCGTGCTCCTTTGAGGCAACCAAACATTACCGGAGCTATTCAAGCAGTTTTGGCCACGCCAAGAttacaacagcaacagcagcagcagcagcaacaacaacagcagcagcaacaacaacaacagccaCCACCACAGCAACAACAACCAACAGTTAGGACAGACAGTTTACTTGGTTCTCCTATAGAGGTACCGAATCAAGTTAGCTCAACCACTTTAGAGCAATTGAGAGAATTCGAAAGCGTCCTGGAGCAAGTGAAAGAGAGGAGTACGATTCAACCACAGTCTCATCAAACGATATCCACCGCAGCCACTACCACCGTACAAACGCAAACTACTACGCAACAAACGCAAGCTACCAAACCACAGCAAGTTTCTGTGAGCGCTCTCACTCAACAGCTTTTGATGCCGACGCAGCAAACCACCAACAACGATTTTGCGAACAACGGCAACACAGTAAATTTTCAACAGGACGTTTTCTCTCAGAAAGTTTCTCTAACTTACGTAAATCAAAACGCAGGCTCCGTTGCCACGAAAACCCCAAATTCGACTCCGGTCGTTGTTGTGACCAGCTACTGTCAACCGGCGGCTTCGCCCGCTCTCAGTGTTACTTCGCAAAGTTCTTCCAGTCCGTGCGTCACCCCGGCTCCGACGCCTGCACCATCCGCTGGGAAAACGCCTCCCACTCCACCTTCGTCGAAAACGGTGAAAAAAACGGCGCCCAAGACGGTGAAAACCAGCGCGACGAACACGTCGAAGGCTTCACCAATACCGAAGCCGCAACAAAAGCCACAGGAAGACGAACAGACCGCTCAAAGAATCTACGCTATATTAGACGAGTATGCAGAGCAATTACGAAATTCTCCTGATCTGAACAATAAACCCGCTCCGAGGAGAAGATCAAATCCACCAACGAATCCGAGTCAATCTTCGAAGAGGAAAAAGTCGAATGCGAGCAAAACGAAACCTGGTGGTCAACAGAGTTCGGAACTTAGCCCGAGTACAGACGATCTCGGAAGAACAATGGGCAGCGAGGATTCTTCGAGCGGCGTTGTTCACGTGCAAGACAGTCCTGCTGGTTTCTCCGCTCCGGAGGAACCATCCAGTAACGTTGGAAACGTGACGGATGCAACTGCCGAAATTAGAAACCTGACGAACGATTCGAACGACAGTGTGGAATTAAACGTTAAAAGACGAAATCTGATTTTCGCGGAACCTGGTTCCGGGCAGTCGAGGGCGGTGATCGTTCAGGAAGCTGTGCAGACTGGTTCCGTGAGCGTCAGCGAAGCTCTAGCTTCGGTAACGGGAAAGATGGGAAGCACAGCTGTCTTGGTCCCTGGACCTAATTACATATTACCGATGAATCTAGTGAAAGGTCAGCAATTCACGATAGTATCCAGCGGATCGAAACTTCTTGCAACGGTGCCCGCGACCGTACGAGCTACTGGAAACACCGGTGTATCGAATACTCTCGTACTTCAATCCTTTTTGAATCAAGCAGGGAAAATAATTTCGCAACCGGGGCAAGTCAAACAAGTTAAAATACCAACGTTGCAGACTCTGTCAAGCAATCAGACTCTGACCACGACGCAAAACGTTCAGGGTGCGTCGGTGGTTATTCCTCATAGTGGAAATCATGCTCAATTTACGAGCGACGTAAGTACAGAGAAGAGTAACATCATCGGTGACTTGACTATGACAAAATCCGACACTGTGACTGGAGGAGTTACCGTTGAATCCGCGACGAACACGATCGTCGTGAACAAGAGCAATTCTACGATCGGTCTGATACAGCGTAACTTGAACGAGCCGTCAGAAAATCAACCGATATGCGGCGTGATCACCAGCAACCCTAATTTAACTCTTCAAGGCGCCAGACTGTTCAACTCCTCTATACACAAACTGACGACGCCGGCGCTTAAGTCTGACAACGTAGTGTGTATAACACCAACAGCTACGATCGCCCATAGTCCAGAAAAGAAGTCACCGCAAGAAAGTCAAATGCATAACGACAAACCTGTCTCCATTCAAACGAGTGCAACGATTGCTCTCGCTTTTGCCACTCAGTCCGATGTTTCCTTGTTGAACGACGCTCAACAacatcagcaacagcaacaacaacaacaaaaggATATGAAGGAAATATCGACGGAAATAATCCCTGGTGCCAAGATCATCTCCCCGAAGACAGTCAAGAGAAAAATCGACGACGCAATGG ACTCTATGTCCACGATAACGGTTGCGAGTAAACAGTCTGGTGGAATCGACCACGCGACGCAGTTCCTGGTAACTGGTGGACCAAGTAGTTCGGATAGTCAAGAATCTGCTGTTCAGCAGTCTGCCGATGGTATCGAGGTATCGTGCAAGATCGGAAACGGCTTACTATATGGAAACGCGCGATTGCAAGAAGCTTGGGAACCAGAGGGTAAAGTGTCGCCCGATACACCTTGGCGATACGTTCCTACGTCAGCGAATTCTTTAAATATCGAACCTTTGAATTCAAGATACTCAGATAATTCAGAGAACGTTCAAAGCGTTCTGCAGATCATCAATAAAGGTCAAGGTATCGAGATGGCGAGTGGACAAATCTATCAAACGAACACGAAAAAGTACTTTATGAATCATACGTTAGAACCATTCCAGCAATACTCGAATAAGAGCAACATGATGAAAACGCCGTTAAATCCTAGATTAGATCGAGAATTGTTACAACAAAAGATGGAGAGGAAAGCAGCCGCGATAGAACGCGAGATGAAGCTACAGAAAAGTTTATCGGAGGAGTGCGAAGACTTGGGCGTGGATGAACCGAGCACCAGTGACTTGTTCCCAGAGGCAGATTTGTTGTTCGATACGAATCATTCGCCATCTTTCGATCATTCTTCTCAGGACGCATCCTGCAGTCAACCGCTGGGTATGAAATCTTACGGTGGTTCCTACTTTCGTTCATTAGATTCGTCAAGCGGTAGCAGAGACGCCAGTCCCGTTGCCGATTTTAAGCTGAACGAACGTAGAAAAAGTAGCAGCCAGCGAACCAGATCCGCGAAAGATTctttgaagaaattgaaaagagACAAGATAGATGATCTACATTTAGAAAATCCGTCGAAACACTTGCGGCTAACCTTGGATAATTTAAGTCAGGACGAAGCATCGAATAGTAATTCTGATATTTCGAGATTATCGCCGACGAATCTGGGATCGTTGGAAAACGATTCGTTGAAGGATACGGGTCGGACAAAAATGATGTCAAGAAATGGTTCGAAGGAAGGTTCGCCAAGTAGCGTATCGAGCATTCCATCAAACATGAAATTGGATATCGACTTGGATTCGGAATCGCTACCCCCAAGCATCAATGTAAATAATACCTCGGCAGCAAGCTCGGGGGACGAAAGCTTAACCTTGCTGAGCGGTAACACCGCCGATGTCACGATACCTTCACCACTCTCGCCGATCGCTGGTCCCATGCTATCGACGCACAAGTATACCTATACCAATAAGAAGCGAATTCCGTCGAAGGTGACGAGGATGGATTACCTTTCTTGGGAGAGTCCAATGTCCGAGAGAATGAGATCGAGCAGCGACGAAGAGGATTCTAGTATAAGCGAGTCGATCAGCAGTCAACCAGAAGACAACGCTCTGAGCAACGGACTCGAGGATAGTGTACAAAGTCTCAAATCTCTGTCGAACGAGCGACGCTGcaattatctaaaaaaaaaggataagttACAGGTGAATTCAAGAGTAGTATTGAATCGAGCGGATCATAAAAGTAGTCTGTCGAAACGTACCAAGCTGAACGAGTCGATTCAAGATTCGGTCATGGTTTCCAGTGATAAGGCCTCTGAGGCCTCGGACGACGAAACGAGCAATATCGCTTTGGTCGAGCCGGGCTGTCGAGCCAGACGATCCAGTTTACGTGGACACGTTAAGAAGGGATGTGCCTGTTGCAACGGATCGCCGGAAAGACCCAAAAAGAAATCGGTCAAGCCCGAACATTCGAAATTAAAGAAGCGACTGCCCTCGAAACAGGCTGGAAAGAAAAGGTAG